Genomic segment of Nitrososphaerota archaeon:
GATTGGCTGATCAAAGTTTCATTTAGGTCCAAGTTGGAGGAGGCAAGAAAGGCTGGTTTGCCTCTACCAACACCACCGGAGCTCCCCAAAGAGCTTGTTGAGGAGACTGTGAGAAGATATATTACTGCTTACGAGCTGATATCGGGTAGGCGCCTATAGCGGAGCGTAGTGGTAATATAGTCGGATGTTTATCGATCATCTAAAGCGGTATGAAGCCTAAATCATATGCCGAGGCTGGTGTAGATGTAGCGGAGATAAAGCGTAGACACAAAGATCTAGCAAAGATCTTCTCCTCCACCTTCAGGTTCAGAAGGGGGAAGGTTGGTTCTGTCTACTGCGGGATAGGGCATTATGCTGGGTTGGTCGATCTAGGGGACGGTAGGCTGCTAGCCACACACATCGATGGTGTCGGGACTAAGGTTATCGTAGCACAGATGCTTGGAAGATATGATACGGTAGGCATAGACTGCGTGGCTATGAATGTGAACGACATAATCTGCGTGGGCGCCGAGCCCATAGCCTTCCTCGACTACCTAGCCCTAAAGAAGCCAGATCAGCACCTTGTCCAGCAGATAGCTGAGGGTGTAGCGAAAGGGGCAGCTCTAGCTGGCGTGGCTGTGGTAGGCGGGGAGACCGCTATTCTACCCGATCTCTTAGCGGGTGGCGAAGAAACCTTCGATTTAGCGGGTGCAGCCATAGGTGTAGTTGAAAAGAGTAAGGTCGTGACGGGTGAAAAGATAAAGGATGGTGATGTGGTGATAGGCGTAGGCAGCTCAGGCATACACTCCAACGGACTAACATTAGCGCGCAAGCTCCTCCTAACCAAATATGGTCTAGATGAGGTGGTTGAGCCGCTTGACCGCAGCCTGGGCGAGGAGCTGCTCGAACCCACCCTAATCTACGTCAAACCCGTCCTCGAAATATTAAGGAAGGATATCTATGTTTCTGGTTTGGCGCATATCACAGGAGGAGCCTTCTCTAAACTTACCCGCTTAACCAAGGGTTCAAATCTAGGCTTTACGTTAGATGATTTGCCGGAGCCTCAACCCATCTTCAAGCTGATACAGAAGGAGGGTGACTTGTCTGACGAAGAGATGTATCGCACATTCAACATGGGTGTGGGTTACTGTGTTGTGACGAGCCCAGACTATGTGGAGGATGTTGAGAAGATCTTCAAGAGGCACGGCTTCAAAGCAAAACCAATAGGTAGAGTAGTAAAGGGGAAAGGGGTTGAGGTTAAGGGGGTTCGGATCACCTAGCCACTAAACACCCTCTAGAAGCCTCACTCTCCTAATAACTGAACCATCAGAGATATGTATCAGCCGCTCTACAGTATCGATCTTCTTCTCCATCTCCCTCGCTTCGTCAACCATACAAGCAGCGAACCGCATAACCTCGTGCGAAGCAGACACATAGTGAAGAGCCCTACCAAGCTCCTTGACCGCGTAGCACCCTCGAGTAGATAACTCAGCAACAAGCCTGGACGCCTCATATGCAGCCATCGCCTTAGATGCTGCGTAGGGGTTGTGGTAGCCAGCGTAAGCCAGAGCCTTCTCTTTATCTAAGATGAGTTTCGGAGGCTGCGGTTTAAGACCCTGTTTAAGCGCTTCGATCATCTTATCAACCTCTATCTGAATAGCCCTATACACACCTGTTAGAGCTAGGACCCTTATTATGTCGCTGTTGAATAGGCACATCTCAACCGGGTCGAGAAACTCTTTTTTTGCACCTATCATCGGGTCAGCATCAACTATAATGTAGCCTATACTATTCTCCTCCAGCTTACTCAAGACTTCCTTGGTGGCTGTATTGCTCACTATGCAAGCGGGCACCTTGCTGACACAGAGCATCTCAACACCAGCCATAGGTCCCTCGCCTTGCAGATAAGGTGTTACGAAGATGAGGAGGTGCGGCTTAAGGGCTAAAGCTATCTCTAAAACTTCTCTAGCGTCAGAGGTTTCCATTCTGCAACCTGAATAAACCGATCTGACCACGATATCTTTACGCACAGCCCGCTCGTCAAATAACCCCTCGATCATAGGTGTTATGCCTATCATACCTATCTTAGCAAAGACGATCTTTAGCAAACCAACTACCTTTACGTGCTGACACTATTAGAGCCTTTTCAAAGCTAAAATAGTGCCCTCACTCATTTTTAGAGCCGGCGGAGAGTTTGGTAAAGATACTTGATGGAAAAGAGCGTTCAAAAGAGGTTCGGAGCAGACTCTCTAAAGAGGTTGCTGAGCTGAGGGATTGTGGCGTTGTGCCTACAATAGCCCTAATACACATAGGGGATCTAGGTGGCGCAGCCGGATATGTGAAGCGGAAGGCAGAAGCCTGCAGGAGCATAGGTATAGAGGCTAAGGTGCTCTCCCTACCCGAGCAAACAGATTTCAACACGCTAAAATCGGTTATACAGTCTCTAAACGGGGATCAGAGGGTACACGGCATCCTACTACAGCTCCCCATTCCACAAAACATCGATGAGCAAGAGGCTCTAGATCTGATATCTGCTGAGAAGGATGTAGACGGCTCCTCCTCCTCAAGCCTAGGTCTACTACTCGCCGGTAAAGAGGGCTTCGTCTCAGCAGGCGCTTTAGCAGCGCTAGATCTAGCCAAACTTGCCGGTTTCGACTTCAAGGGGAGTACGGTGCACATCTTAGGTGATAGCGTGATCTTAGGCAGACCATTTGCAGCCATAGCCCTAAACCTCGGCGCCGAAGTTAAGCTCAACCCCAAGGATGTGACCACAGTTCCGAAAGATTTGTGTGATGCAGATCTTCTTCTGGTCGATGTTGCTAAGCCGAAGCTGATTAAAAGCGAGCATATAAAGCAAGGCGCTGTTATAATCGATGCTGGAAACAACTATCTTGATGGTAAGATTGTGGGGGATGTGGACTTTGAAGATGCTTGTAAGAAGGCTTCGGCCATAACCCCTGTGCCGGGCGGGCTTGGACCTATGTTGATTACGATGCTGATGAGCAACTTGATAAAGGCCGCAAAGCGCCTTAGATCAAAACTGTAAGGAGGGTGTCTGAGGTTTGGTTCTTTTCGGGTTAATAGTACCACAAGGCTGGAGAGGCGAATTAAACCACCTTCCAGCCGAGAAAGCTCGTGATACGATTCTTAATATCGTTAGGTGGGCTGAGGAGTGTAAGGTTGAGTCGCTTTGGCTCTATGACCACTTCATCCAACAAAAGCCAAGCAGCCTAGGCCCCTGCTTCGAGGGCTGGTCGCTGCTGAGTTACCTAGCCCCAATCACACATAGGGTGAGGTTGGGTATGCTCGTTCTCTGCAGCTCCTATCGTAACCCAGCGCTGCTCGCTAAGATGGCTGCAACCCTAGATAACATCTCGCAAGGCAGGCTTGAGTTCGGTATAGGTGCTGGATGGTATGAGGAGGAGTATAGGCGCTATGGCTACCCCTATCCAGATGTCTCAACGAGAATCTCCATGCTTGATGAGAGCCTACAGATAATAACTAAGATGTGGTGTGAGGAGAAACCGAGCTTCAAAGGCAAGTACTACGCGATCAAAGAAGCGTACTGCCAACCAAAACCAGTACAGCGCCCGCATCCACCGATAACCGTAGGAGGCAGCGGTAGGCTCACACTTAAAGTCGCTGCTAAATACGCCGACTGGACCAACTACGGTGGAAGCGTAGAGCAAGTCAAAGAGCTACACAACATACTAGAGGGGTGGTGCAGAAGCATAGGTAGGGAAGTTAAGAGCATAAGAAGATCGATCCACTGGCTAGGTGTTCTAGGCAAAACCAAAGAGGAGGCTCAGGAGAAGGCTGGGTTAATGGGGTTGGAGCCAGATCTATGCG
This window contains:
- a CDS encoding phosphoribosylformylglycinamidine cyclo-ligase, giving the protein MKPKSYAEAGVDVAEIKRRHKDLAKIFSSTFRFRRGKVGSVYCGIGHYAGLVDLGDGRLLATHIDGVGTKVIVAQMLGRYDTVGIDCVAMNVNDIICVGAEPIAFLDYLALKKPDQHLVQQIAEGVAKGAALAGVAVVGGETAILPDLLAGGEETFDLAGAAIGVVEKSKVVTGEKIKDGDVVIGVGSSGIHSNGLTLARKLLLTKYGLDEVVEPLDRSLGEELLEPTLIYVKPVLEILRKDIYVSGLAHITGGAFSKLTRLTKGSNLGFTLDDLPEPQPIFKLIQKEGDLSDEEMYRTFNMGVGYCVVTSPDYVEDVEKIFKRHGFKAKPIGRVVKGKGVEVKGVRIT
- a CDS encoding methylenetetrahydromethanopterin dehydrogenase (catalyzes the reduction of methenyl-tetrahydromethanopterin to methylene-tetrahydromethanopterin), which produces MLKIVFAKIGMIGITPMIEGLFDERAVRKDIVVRSVYSGCRMETSDAREVLEIALALKPHLLIFVTPYLQGEGPMAGVEMLCVSKVPACIVSNTATKEVLSKLEENSIGYIIVDADPMIGAKKEFLDPVEMCLFNSDIIRVLALTGVYRAIQIEVDKMIEALKQGLKPQPPKLILDKEKALAYAGYHNPYAASKAMAAYEASRLVAELSTRGCYAVKELGRALHYVSASHEVMRFAACMVDEAREMEKKIDTVERLIHISDGSVIRRVRLLEGV
- a CDS encoding bifunctional methylenetetrahydrofolate dehydrogenase/methenyltetrahydrofolate cyclohydrolase; the encoded protein is MVKILDGKERSKEVRSRLSKEVAELRDCGVVPTIALIHIGDLGGAAGYVKRKAEACRSIGIEAKVLSLPEQTDFNTLKSVIQSLNGDQRVHGILLQLPIPQNIDEQEALDLISAEKDVDGSSSSSLGLLLAGKEGFVSAGALAALDLAKLAGFDFKGSTVHILGDSVILGRPFAAIALNLGAEVKLNPKDVTTVPKDLCDADLLLVDVAKPKLIKSEHIKQGAVIIDAGNNYLDGKIVGDVDFEDACKKASAITPVPGGLGPMLITMLMSNLIKAAKRLRSKL
- a CDS encoding TIGR03560 family F420-dependent LLM class oxidoreductase codes for the protein MVLFGLIVPQGWRGELNHLPAEKARDTILNIVRWAEECKVESLWLYDHFIQQKPSSLGPCFEGWSLLSYLAPITHRVRLGMLVLCSSYRNPALLAKMAATLDNISQGRLEFGIGAGWYEEEYRRYGYPYPDVSTRISMLDESLQIITKMWCEEKPSFKGKYYAIKEAYCQPKPVQRPHPPITVGGSGRLTLKVAAKYADWTNYGGSVEQVKELHNILEGWCRSIGREVKSIRRSIHWLGVLGKTKEEAQEKAGLMGLEPDLCGSPEDWLTKINTYAELGFERFIIFLPDAYNERTQNLL